The Gemmatimonadales bacterium sequence GAAGCGGAGCAGAGCCAGCGGCCCCAGGACCCGGCCGTCCTATCCCGCCTCGGCGTCGCCTACTTCAAGGCCAATCGGCTCGAGGAAGCACGGCAGGCGCTCGATACGGCGGTGGCGCGCGATCCCAGCCACGGGATCGCCGCGATCTATCTCGGCATGACCACCGAGGCGCTGGGGGACTTTCCCGCGGCTCGCACCGCGTACAACCAGTACATCGTGGTGGGACGCAGCCGCGAGCTGAAGGGCACGGCGCGGCAGCGCCTGGCGCTCATAGGCCGGCGCGAGCTGGAGTTCCAGGCGCGTCAGGCCATGGCCCAGGAGTCCACGCTGCTGCTCAGCGCTCCGACGCCCAACACGGTCGCGGTGATGCCGTTCACCTACAGCGGCACCAACGCGGAGATCCAGCCGCTCACCCGCGGCCTGGCGCAGCTTGTGATCACAGATCTCGCGAAGTCGCGGCAGGTGACGGTGCTCGAGCGTGAGCGCATGCAGGCGATGCTCGACGAGATGCGCCTCTCGGAGCAGGGCAACGTGGAACAGCAGACCGCCGTGCGCAGCGGCCGCCTCCTGCGCGCCGAGCGCGTGGTGCAGGGCACGATCGCCGAGCGCGGAGACCAGCTGCGGGTGGACGCCGCCGTGGTGGACGTGGCCACCGCGGGCGTCGCGGCCACGGGGAACGCGTCGGATCAGCTGAGCCGGCTCTTCGACCTCGAGA is a genomic window containing:
- a CDS encoding tetratricopeptide repeat protein yields the protein MSALLFRTRDVFRFGLLLSAGACAAAAGARVSDVTPQSIPTLEAEQSQRPQDPAVLSRLGVAYFKANRLEEARQALDTAVARDPSHGIAAIYLGMTTEALGDFPAARTAYNQYIVVGRSRELKGTARQRLALIGRRELEFQARQAMAQESTLLLSAPTPNTVAVMPFTYSGTNAEIQPLTRGLAQLVITDLAKSRQVTVLERERMQAMLDEMRLSEQGNVEQQTAVRSGRLLRAERVVQGTIAERGDQLRVDAAVVDVATAGVAATGNASDQLSRLFDLEKALVFSIFENLGIQLTDAERASINQRPTENIQAFLAYSRGLEAEDRGDFQVAREAYSQASNLDPSFQAASAGATQASDLSTAEAQSVSDVEVTVTQNANQETGAAPPPAADALTNAVNAVAGTNTSQQQQEQQQQQTPTTPPGNRDPTAEATGGGVKPTTGTVVIIIRRPT